In a genomic window of Phacochoerus africanus isolate WHEZ1 chromosome 6, ROS_Pafr_v1, whole genome shotgun sequence:
- the WDR97 gene encoding WD repeat-containing protein 97 isoform X7 translates to MESVESGPLPPAPDLCGVDVYDVPDPGLLTEKNEPSFSEPVPQRFTSSSEWQSMTVCSRARQLWLLLRASLQSFVEKAKRAELRAARLTHGLEPLRRLAVAAGLCSVAQDPVGRRFVVLDGAGLLHLHREDGLAQEKLPAPITLTGLVAVLGPLGAVGRFVGWGPAGLAILRSDLSLLWLSKPGLFRAPGHEPICCLPVPNPGLLLVAAAGGILALWKFRSGGRCLVPQGSPLQLPASPPGALVRLALGPQPPCHLPCCFAACGSAVLTCDLHTWALIDVRRDLHKTTVSDLAYCSELEAMVTASRDSTVKVWEADWQIRMVFVGHSGPVTAVAVLPNTSLVLSASQDGTLRTWDLQAAAQVGEVALSCWDRSVPPESVSRLLAPAGPGWPLLSLRASSVELWCLRELYSPLAQLSAPVLHLQVVPVLPTLAPPAPQLPVRLVCACADGSVSLVSALTGRVVNALLLEPEDRAAAVAYCLQREVLWLLTRTGHLLCANSARCPMQVLHRLRPPLPPTPRPCCLHLYSHLTDPRSAFASWEIVCQHKGDLCHRDMAWTWKDKNRWVPQPARAGRGDRATQQARVARRYLPVVGHTDGTLSVLELRSSKTVFRTEAHSPGPVTAIASTWNSVVSSGGDLTVKMWRVFPYAEESLGLLRTFSCCHPAVALCALGSRVTVGFEDPDSATYGLVQYGLGNSPRCDHRPQDDPTDHITGLCCCPALKLYACSSLDCTIRIWTAENRLLRAPAAPASARFSHLCPLRSPQPSLLPPLPCCCLCLLLQGARLDSCPEHLSRLLQLNGAPQALTFCSNSGDLVLALGSRLCLVSHRLYLPTSYLVKKLCQETPDEVHGPPLTNKESLASAQPQRLANLHGVAGLSMASSFIHRQTATPQQPVLEEDLQALIARDHDLQQLGLGLVGPAARPPPSWQQRQEAFDNYLRLIYGPDLLVSEGFPQPLPLPWASGTAHLPHPPCQGTCSGRESQRWSTTTVTVERDTRDACALPGPSQAGVCAEAPTVPTVLPPQDLGTQGRRFARPPRVTLPIPPTHRRVHSRASQLLARSSLSSDLGLSLDLQLQSEPLLGEKPVAPDPPSYLQHRIPLLPKRRPQALLSNLGGFYPATIQPDKDSRRPIHFPGCVPNSVVLQQMWQPGQVGGLKALCQLMGSRPKVGHSRDDLGLRQGGWRHHAKWQQNLLQWLGDAEEQGELVLDLASDSLSPHGQPSDQLLESREQEAEVGRQGAVAGPQELLGEEGSAAVATPLPHQSSRFLLRKPSGSPDTTIRKESYFCRPQYRHRRSLWGERYGHLPRFLHFLIGQNWFKKLFPIFTLEAYPEVGTVEGLASLFLDLLEEASWADRGHILHALLRLLPDVSQDLCSRLQGVLLCLLNRDQPPSLEVSPESRAPPGSGLRHQAELPPTPQDPTQKQFVMLALQLLLACSLDAREVVLELSAYFLYSPAPCRPEIQKLMDGLGLQDPQGFLFQEMTTWVRAPDLGSKAALRERCRQKLEEMMQPLQVRAGSAGGAPARRASRRRLPRLSPWAEERAEPGEASRLLAPALALPPGLSPTPQLPVCHRRESGGVVSGWRGGSTSPASLRGGGGRGRFHPGQDTPSPGSLPQTEAWQPSVAKLSEMLPKIALPPPKGAPPPMSMLSGTTAHVSVTPSVHSGTPSSISWTPARVVSPGELDSAAPEAQAQQMRPQRSSGRSRRALSETLVHFRPFPEVHPWSSAPAALLDEPLPLEQTDWSRSKMLDLGPIDALNFFCEQQRARQQGVLQGEFERPRRPPRLHPRGPNTVVPQPRDRRHYPILRLQEAQVQRPPVKVRGHVLSRLWEDHTLDSPARMLKLPLPRVEPQPFPRDWPRPSRPLPPGLLQPALQRYFLLDGAHPDSYS, encoded by the exons ATGGAGTCGGTGGAAAGCGgccccctgcctccagccccggACCTGTGTGGTGTTGACGTCTATGACGTCCCGGACCCGGGGCTGCTCACGGAAAAGAACG AGCCATCGTTTTCAGAGCCAGTCCCCCAGCGTTTTACCAGCAGCTCAGAGTGGCAGAGCATGACTGTGTGCAGCCGTGCCCGCCAGCTGTGGCTGCTTCTGCGTGCAAGCCTCCAGAGCTTCGTGGAAAAG GCAAAGAGAGCTGAGCTGCGCGCGGCGCGCCTGACGCACGGGCTGGAGCCACTGCGCCGCCTGGCGGTGGCAGCCGGGCTGTGTTCAGTGGCGCAGGACCCGGTGGGTAGACGCTTCGTGGTGCTGGACGGCGCAGGCCTCCTACACCTGCACAGAGAGGACGGCTTGGCACAGGAGAAGTTGCCGGCTCCCATCACACTTACAGGGCTGGTGGCAGTGCTGGGCCCGCTGGGTGCCGTGGGCCGCTTTGTGGGCTGGGGCCCAGCGGGTCTGGCTATACTAAGGTCTGACCTCAGCTTACTGTGGCTGAGTAAGCCAGGGCTGTTCAGAGCACCTGGCCACGAGCCCATCTGCTGCCTGCCGGTGCCCAATCCCGGGCTGCTGCTGGTGGCAGCGGCAGGCGGCATCCTGGCCCTCTGGAAGTTCCGTTCAGGGGGTCGCTGCCTGGTTCCACAGGGGTCgcctctgcagctgccagcaagcCCCCCAGGAGCGCTCGTGCGCCTGGCTCTGGGGCCTCAGCCCCCCTGTCACCTCCCATGCTGCTTTGCAGCCTGCGGCTCTGCTGTGCTCACCTGCGATCTGCACACCTGGGCTCTCATAGATGTGCGACGGGACTTGCACAAAAC CACCGTCTCGGACCTGGCGTACTGCAGTGAGCTCGAGGCCATGGTGACAGCGTCCCGGGACAGCACAGTGAAGGTGTGGGAGGCAGACTGGCAGATCCGGATGGTGTTCGTGGGCCACTCAG GCCCggtgactgctgtggctgtgctcccGAACACGTCCCTGGTGCTGTCGGCTTCGCAGGACGGGACGCTTCGCACGTGGGACCTGCAGGCAGCGGCGCAGGTGGGAGAGGTGGCACTGAGCTGCTGGGACCGGAGCGTGCCGCCCGAGAGCGTGAGCCGCCTGCTGGCCCCTGCCGGCCCGGGCTGGCCCTTGCTCTCCTTGCGCGCCAGCAGCGTGGAGTTGTGGTGCCTGCGTGAGCTCTACTCGCCCTTGGCACAGCTGTCGGCGccagtgctgcacctgcaggtgGTGCCCGTGCTGCCCACGCTGGCGCCCCCGGCCCCTCAGCTGCCGGTGCGCCTTGTGTGCGCATGCGCCGACGGCTCAGTTTCCCTGGTCTCGGCCTTGACCGGACGCGTGGTGAACGCGCTTCTGCTCGAGCCCGAAGACCGCGCGGCCGCTGTGGCCTATTGCCTGCAGCGAGAGGTGCTGTGGCTGCTGACGCGCACCGGGCACCTGCTGTGCGCCAATTCTGCGCGCTGCCCCATGCAGGTGCTGCACCGCCTGCGCCCACCGctgccccccactcccaggcCCTGCTGCCTGCACCTCTACAGCCACCTCACAGACCCCAGGAGCGCGTTTGCCAGCTGGGAGATCGTGTGCCAGCACAAGggcgacctgtgccacagagaCATGGCCTGGACCTGGAAGGATAAGAACCGGTGGGTGCCACAGCCAGCGAGGGCTGGGCGAGGCGACAGGGCCACGCAACAGGCTCGTGTTGCCCGCAGGTACCTGCCTGTGGTGGGGCATACGGATGGCACCCTGTCGGTACTCGAGCTGCGCTCCTCCAAGACTGTTTTCCGAACGGAGGCTCACAGCCCAGGCCCCGTCACCGCCATCGCGTCCACCTGGAACAGCGTCGTGTCCTCGG GGGGAGACCTGACTGTGAAGATGTGGCGCGTCTTCCCCTACGCCGAAGAGAGCCTGGGTCTGCTGCGCACCTTCTCCTGCTGCCACCCGGCCGTGGCGCTCTGTGCCCTGGGGTCGCGCGTCACCGTGGGCTTTGAGGACCCAGACAGCGCCACCTACGGCTTGGTGCAGTATGGCCTGGGCAACAGTCCGCGCTGTGATCACCGGCCCCAGGATGACCCCACCGACCACATCACCG GCCTGTGCTGCTGTCCCGCCCTCAAGCTGTACGCCTGCTCCAGCCTGGACTGTACCATCCGCATCTGGACAGCGGAGAACCGCCTGCTGAG AGCCCCAGCGGCTCCCGCCTCTGCCAGGttctcccacctctgccccctccggagcccccagccctcacttctcccacctctgccctgctgctgcctctgtCTCCTACTCCAAGGTGCAAGGCTGGACTCTTGCCCTGAACACCTCTCCAGGCTCCTGCAGCTGAATGGTGCCCCTCAGGCCCTGACCTTCTGCAGCAACAGTGGGGACCTGGTGCTGGCACTGGGCTCCCGCCTCTGCCTGGTGTCACACAGGCTCTACCTGCCCACGTCTTACCTGGTTAAG AAGCTGTGCCAGGAGACGCCTGATGAGGTGCATGGCCCTCCACTGACCAACAAGGAGTCACTGGCATCAGCCCAGCCGCAGAGGCTTGCCAACCTGCATGGGGTGGCCGGCCTCAG CATGGCCTCGTCTTTCATCCATCGCCAGACGGCAACACCTCAGCAGCCTGTgttggaggag gacttgCAGGCCCTCATCGCCCGGGACCACGACCTTCAGCAGCTAGGACTGGGGCTGGTGGGCCCGGCAGCCCGGCCCCCACCCTCCTGGCAGCAGCGCCAGGAGGCCTTTGATAACTACCTTCGTCTGATCTATGGCCCTGACCTGCTGGTGAGTGAGggcttcccccagcccctccctttgCCCTGGGCCTCTGGCACTGCCCATCTGCCCCACCCTCCCTGCCAGGGCACGTGCTCTGGACGAGAGTCCCAGCGATGGAGCACCACGACTGTCACGGTGGAGAGAGACACGCGGGATGCATGTGCCCTGCCTGGTCCCTCGCAGGCTGGCGTCTGCGCCGAAGCCCCAACAGTGCCGACAGTCCTGCCACCCCAGGACCTGGGCACCCAGGGCCGGCGCTTTGCCCGCCCTCCCCGAGTCACCTTGcccatcccccccacccaccgGAGGGTGCACAGCAGAGCATCCCAG CTGCTGGCCCGCTCCTCCCTGAGCTCCGACCTGGGCCTCAGtctggacctgcagctgcagtcGGAGCCGCTCCTCGGGGAGAAGCCTGTGGCCCCGGACCCACCATCCTACCTGCAGCACAGG ATCCCCCTGCTGCCGAAGAGGCGGCCCCAGGCGCTTCTCTCCAACCTCGGGGGCTTCTATCCTGCCACCATTCAGCCCGACAAG GACTCGAGGCGGCCCATCCACTTCCCTGGCTGTGTGCCCAACTCTGTGGTGCTGCAGCAGATGTGGCAACCCGGGCAGGTCGGCGGCCTCAAAGCCCTCTGCCAGCTCATGGGCAGCAGACCCAAG GTAGGACACAGCCGAGACGACCTGGGGCTGCGCCAGGGCGGCTGGCGGCACCACGCCAAGTGGCAGCAGAACCTGCTCCAGTGGCTGGGGGATGCAGAGGAGCAAGGAGAGCTGGTTCTGGACTTGGCCTCAGATTCTCTGAGCCCCCACGGGCAGCCTTCAGACCAGCTGCTGGAGTCCAGGGAGCAGGAGGCTGAAGTGGGCCGCCAGGGCGCTGTGGCCGGGCCTCAGGAGCTGCTTGGAGAGGAAGggtctgcagctgtggccacGCCCCTGCCCCATCAGAGCTCCAGGTTTTTGCTCCGGAAGCCCAGCGGCTCCCCAGACACCACCATCAGGAAAGAGAGCTATTTCTGCCGCCCCCAGTACCGCCACAGGCGCTCGCTCTGGGGAGAGCGCTATGGGCATCTGCCGAGGTTCCTGCATTTTCTCATCGGCCAGAACTGGTTCAAAAAGCTCTTCCCCATCTTCACTCTGGAG GCGTACCCTGAGGTGGGCACGGTGGAGGGCCTGGCCTCGCTGTTCTTGGACCTGCTGGAGGAGGCCTCCTGGGCAGACCGCGGGCACATCCTCCACGCGCTGCTGAGGCTGCTGCCTGACGTCAGCCAGGACCTCTGCAGCCGGCTGCAGGGCGTCCTCCTGTGCTTGCTCAACCGGGACCAGCCCCCCAGCCTCGAGGTGAGCCCGGAATCCCGCGCCCCACCCGGCTCGGGCCTCAGGCACCAAGCagagctcccccccacccctcaggacCCAACGCAGAAGCAGTTTGTGATGCTGGCGCTGCAGCTGCTCCTGGCCTGCTCCCTGGATGCGCGCGAGGTGGTGCTGGAGCTCTCGGCCTACTTCCTGTACTCGCCAGCGCCCTGCCG GCCGGAGATCCAGAAGCTGATGGACGGACTAGGCCTCCAGGACCCTCAGGGCTTCCTGTTCCAGGAGATGACGACCTGGGTCCGGGCTCCAGACCTCGGCTCCAAGGCCGCACTGCGCGAGCGCTGCCGCCAGAAGCTGGAGGAAATGATGCAGCCGTTGCAGGTCAGGGCGGGCAGCGCTGGGGGGGCGCCTGCCCGCAGAGCCTCTCGCCGCCGTCTCCCCAGGCTCTCCCCCTGGGCAGAGGAGCGAGCTGAGCCGGGCGAGGCCAGCAGGCTCCTCGCCCCGGCTCTGGCTCTGCCTCCCGggctctctcccaccccccagcTTCCTGTGTGCCACCGGAGGGAGTCTGGGGGGGTGGTCTCAGGCTGGCGAGGGGGCAGCACCTCTCCAGCCtccctgcggggggggggggggcggggccgcTTCCACCCGGGCcaggacaccccctcccccggctCCCTCCCGCAGACGGAAGCCTGGCAGCCGTCTGTAGCCAAGTTGTCCGAGATGCTGCCCAAGATAGCGCTTCCCCCTCCCAAGGGGGCCCCGCCACCCATGTCGATGCTCTCTGGGACAACTGCTCATGTATCTGTGACCCCCTCCGTCCACTCTGGGACACCCTCAAGCATCTCCTGGACGCCCGCACGGGTGGTCTCGCCTGGGGAGCTGGACTCGGCCGCGCCGGAGGCCCAGGCGCAGCAGATGCGCCCACAGAGGAGCTCGGGGCGGAGCAGACGTGCGCTGTCGGAGACACTGGTGCACTTCCGCCCCTTTCCTGAGGTCCACCCATGGTCCTCGGCCCCGGCCGCCCTGCTTGATGAGCCACTGCCCCTGGAGCAGACGGACTGGTCGCGGTCCAAAATGCTGGACCTGGGGCCCATCGACGCCCTCAACTTCTTCTGCGAGCAGCAGCGGGCTCGGCAGCAGGGCGTCCTGCAGGGGGAGTTTGAGCGCCCACGACGCCCCCCACGCCTGCACCCACGGGGCCCCAACACGGTGGTGCCACAGCCGCGGGATCGCCG GCACTACCCTATCCTCCGGCTTCAGGAGGCCCAAGTCCAGAGGCCTCCGGTGAAAGTGAGGG GCCACGTGCTGTCCCGGCTCTGGGAGGACCACACCCTGGACAGCCCCGCGAGGATGCTGAAGCTGCCCCTGCCCCGGGTGGAGCCGCAGCCTTTTCCCCGAGACTGGCCCAGGCCCTCCCGTCCGCTGCCCCCGGGGCTCCTGCAGCCTGCCCTGCAGCGCTACTTCCTGTTAGATGGCGCGCACCCCGACAGCTACAGCTGA